The Betta splendens chromosome 4, fBetSpl5.4, whole genome shotgun sequence genome contains a region encoding:
- the boc gene encoding brother of CDO yields MSGKRDWAPWMKKRRAPVLCALGAVLLCCLQGGASASDDVPAFTEEPMSVVQKLGGSVNLSCSARPASANISWHLNGRELRNGDLGVVLGPSGLFVPALSNVTLGRYRCVAATAAGALASVPANVTAAKLRDFEPDDQQEIEVDEGNTAVIECHLPESQPKAQVRYSVKQEWLETSKGNYLIMPSGNLQIANATQDDEGPYKCAAYNPITQEVKTSISADRLRIRRSMSEAARIIYPPASRSIMVTKGQRLVLECVASGIPTPQVTWAKDGQRLRSHNNTHFLLSNLLIDAVAEADSGTYICQADNGIGSASSATVLYDVQVFEPPQVTVTLQQQEVVYGETVRIACQVHGKPTPSVMWLHNARPLGPSSRHRISPRVLRVSNVGPQDDGLYQCMAENGVGSSQDSARLITVSTGITSRGKLPSIYRPLSPDKVLREQPPVKPGATGAMLPMDCSELPAQILPVEAPIILSQPRTGKADYYELTWRPRHERGARVLEYMVKYRKVGDPLAEWTSSSISGSLHKLTLAKLQPDSLYEVEMAAKNCAGLGQPAMMTFRTGKGRKVHDPPKTPAVPSPSLSPPEAPDKPTVSTATETSAYVTWIPRGNRGFPIQSFRVEYKKVKKAGEDWVTAVENIPPSRLSVEITGLEKGTSYKFRVVAVNVIGSSPPSAPSKAYTVVGGRTHERPVDGPYITYNEAINDTTIILKWTYTPVNNTPIYGFYIYYRPTDSDNDSDYKKDVVEGDRYWHSITDLQPETAYDIKMQSFNEKGESEFGNVVILETKARPNRPNQRPAPSQTPDHGPDLPTGLVPRPGDLPYLIVGIVLIAFVFIIIVAFIPFCLWRVWAKQKQTSDLCFPPVAAPVSSCQYTMVPLQGLALVGHCPLDGHMTAPHGAYPSNGEYTPNGKAHHATQCLPGMQPDEVDCNMESETLLPQTASNGHVPVYRYSTSGLEHHEHACSPDDSTLQLLDSSRHRVGSHELGGEGSFCCGDKAENITHNLAPFRLLSLEDEGIFTASASTTAATTPQSIDTTIQEVDILPNEASPEDYGADNTTDA; encoded by the exons ATGTCTGGAAAGCGAGACTGGGCACCGTGGATGAAAAAGAGAAGGGCTCCAGTGTTGTGTGCTCTGGGCGcagtgctgctgtgctgcctgcAGGGCGGCGCCTCCGCCTCCG ATGACGTCCCGGCGTTCACGGAGGAGCCCATGTCTGTCGTGCAGAAGCTGGGAGGCAGCGTGAACCTCAGCTGCAGCGCCCGGCCCGCCTCCGCCAACATCAGCTGGCACCTCAACGGCCGCGAGCTGCGCAACGGGGACCTGGGCGTGGTGCTGGGGCCCAGCGGCCTCTTCGTCCCCGCGCTGTCCAACGTGACGCTGGGCCGCTACCGCTGCGtggccgccaccgccgccgggGCCCTGGCCAGCGTGCCGGCCAACGTCACCGCTGCCA AGCTGCGTGACTTCGAGCCTGACGACCAACAGGAGATCGAGGTCGACGAAGGCAACACGGCCGTCATTGAGTGTCACCTGCCCGAGAGCCAACCCAAAGCTCAGGTCCGCTACAGCGTCAAACAGGAGTGGCTGGAGACGTCCAAAG GGAATTACCTCATCATGCCATCAGGGAACCTACAGATAGCCAACGCGACCCAGGACGACGAGGGGCCGTATAAGTGTGCTGCCTACAACCCCATCACTCAGGAGGTGAAGACGTCCATCTCTGCCGACCGCCTGCGTATACGCC GCTCCATGTCGGAAGCGGCTCGCATCATCTACCCGCCGGCGTCCCGCTCCATCATGGTGACCAAGGGCCAGCGGCTGGTGCTGGAGTGCGTGGCCAGTGGAATTCCGACCCCCCAAGTCACGTGGGCCAAAGACGGGCAGAGGCTGCGTTCCCATAACAACACGCACTTCCTGCTCAGCAACCTGCTGATCGACGCGGTGGCCGAGGCCGACTCGGGCACTTACATATGCCAGGCGGACAATGGCATCGGCTCAGCCAGCTCTGCCACCGTGCTCTATGACGTACAAGTGTTCG AGCCTCCTCAGGTCACggtgacgctgcagcagcaggaggtggtgtACGGCGAGACCGTGCGCATCGCCTGCCAGGTGCACGGCAAGCCCACTCCCTCTGTGATGTGGCTCCACAACGCCCGGCCCCTCGGCCCGTCCAGTCGCCACCGCATCTCCCCGCGGGTGCTGCGCGTCTCCAACGTGGGCCCGCAGGACGACGGCCTGTACCAGTGCATGGCCGAGAACGGGGTGGGCAGCTCCCAGGACTCCGCTCGCCTCATCACGGTCTCCACCG GGATTACGTCCAGAGGGAAGCTGCCCTCCATTTATCGGCCACTCAGCCCGGACAAGGTGCTGAGAGAGCAGCCGCCCGTGAAGCCGGGAGCTACGGGGGCCATGTTGCCTATGGACTGCTCTGAGCTGCCGGCGCAGATCCTGCCTGTGGAGGCTCCCATCATCCTCAGCCAGCCGCGCACTGGGAAGGCTGACTACTACGAGCTCACCTGGAGGCCCCGGCATGAGCGAGGAGCCCGTGTGCTGGAGTACATGGTCAAATACAGAAAG GTGGGAGACCCTCTGGCAGAGTGGACCTCTAGTAGTATCTCCGGGTCTTTGCACAAGCTGACTCTGGCCAAGCTGCAGCCAGACAGCCTGTATGAGGTGGAGATGGCTGCCAAGAACTGTGCCGGTTTGGGCCAACCAGCCATGATGACCTTCCGAACTGGCAAAG GTCGCAAAGTGCACGATCCACCAAAAACTCCTGCTGTTCCTTCACCAAGCCTCTCTC CTCCCGAGGCCCCCGACAAGCCCACAGTCTCCACGGCGACGGAAACGTCGGCGTACGTGACTTGGATTCCTCGCGGCAACCGTGGCTTCCCCATCCAGTCTTTCCGGGTGGAGTACAAGAAGGTGAAGAAGGCGGGGGAGGACTGGGTGACGGCGGTGGAGAACATCCCCCCGTCGCGTCTCTCCGTGGAGATCACGGGCCTGGAGAAAG GTACCTCTTATAAGTTCCGTGTGGTGGCGGTGAACGTGATTGGCTCCAGTCCTCCCAGTGCCCCTTCCAAGGCGTACACCGTGGTGGGTGGGAGGACCCACGAACGCCCCGTGGACGGACCCTACATCACCTACAACGAGGCCATCAACGACACGACCATCATCCTCAAATGGACC TACACGCCTGTAAACAACACGCCCATCTACGGCTTCTACATCTACTACCGACCAACAGACAGCGATAATGACAGTGACTATAAGAAGGACGTGGTGGAGGGAGACCGGTACTGGCACTCGATCACTGACCTGCAGCCGGAGACGGCCTACGACATCAAGATGCAGAGTTTCAACGAGAAGGGGGAGAGTGAATTCGGGAATGTGGTGATCCTGGAAACGAAAG CTCGTCCCAATCGTCCCAACCAGCGGCCCGCTCCGTCCCAGACCCCAGACCACGGGCCGGACCTCCCCACGGGACTGGTGCCTCGGCCCGGCGACCTCCCCTATCTCATAGTTGGCATCGTCCTGATAGCCTTCGTGTTCATCATCATCGTTGCCTTCATCCCTTTCTGTCTCTGGAGGGTGTGGGCTAAACAGA AGCAAACGTCCGACCTGTGCTTCCCACCTGTGGCCGCCCCGGTGTCGTCCTGCCAGTACACCATGGTTCCCCTCCAGGGACTCGCCCTGGTCGGCCACTGCCCGTTGGACGGTCACATGACTGCTCCACACGGCGCCTACCCCAGCAATGGAGAATACACGCCGAACGGGAAAGCGCACCATGCCACGCAGTGTCTGCCTGGGATGCAGCCG GATGAGGTTGATTGTAACATGGAGTCGGAAACGTTGTTGCCACAGACGGCGTCAAATGGACACGTTCCGGTCTATCGTTACTCCACCAG TGGTCTAGAGCATCATGAACACGCTTGCTCTCCCGATGACTCCACTCTACAGCTCCTCGACTCCTCCCGCCACCGTGTTGGTTCACATGAACTGGGAGGTGAAGGCAGCTTTTGTTGTGGGGATAAAGCAGAGAACATCACTCACA ATTTGGCGCCTTTCCGCCTTCTATCGCTAGAAGACGAAGGGATCTTCACCGCATCTGCATCAACGACAGCAGCCACAACGCCACAATCCATAGACACAACAATACAGGAAGTGGACATCCTCCCAAACGAGGCCTCCCCTGAGGACTACGGCGCAGACAACACAACAGATGCATGA
- the LOC114853502 gene encoding basic helix-loop-helix domain-containing protein USF3, producing the protein MPEMTETQTPGRKPKKKKNKESHNAVERHRKEKINAGINRIGNLLPCSQALKQSKNMILEQAFRYITELKKQNDSMLLEGGDRVQAEEIRRLRRQLEEQRKESAHYIELLKAHDINLLEDPTVHWKGKQRCAKVAKVTPTHQLPKGIVVYSNGNVTCPAGKETSPGKPPSETLILQQPSEVGGRLRVNGTLLQVNTSSSTPALLPGSVVTPTQSTPSLRVVEQCVLETPSPAPALPPSVSYITLQIPTDATALTQQPQTAAPANSLAIAATSASQVPAESSVPPVSNLDTFTQSVTTTAASDTCSRVTQETSIRTLSYTTNTDNQALLGCGAAGSTQTTWTTLQMAGNTVQPVCQSLPTADVSNSLQAVQRVTVCPAKTSVQPIQIQMQPHVPVQQAPITTHIQAKPFQRSPQLQPAILSQVQTQPVLAPQAQCAVLPQSAVMPQPAAVAHPAVVSQPQPALLQSASLAPRPPTALIPQPQAPVLPLLQTMQVLQVNPTRATPSGVTAPQNTNNPSVVILQQASACPAQSIVREDMANQAPCQHIVIIQAPNQAAPAPQNPQISMVPAAVPAVSTQLSTTSSSVTATALQSVGGKQLVHILPRPVQPQANHSLQATQASSSLPVPPTPQTITVNGQVFALQPMKTSDKASSQGQSTLQLVQPTTAEEPNTNVALNSLGALSSLNQSISQGISLSINTQNNGNPPATSCSVVQQKQQQFPAPASAPGTTIAIPAQQLQTPGLNPVTPGLEVKTSGKRQNANLNTKRATRRTKLAKKKDLSQQQPAAAAAAAAAAAVSTKAPEAAEDSPIVQLTVPQVTAIPSTCTTTFTTTETNNSKQKVTSTQNTLKMIVCSEPPHPQSKSSLSAPQSDGISRHANTGGLTTAATTISTSSVKSTVSAAAASGIKPAVASDNPSAVSKLLDPEVQQPATSAETDVTPSKSSPITAVSTQSRSVVSSSCATDPQSTTTTSTVSTACLTPACPSSISAAAPLQSAAQPTSVFHPESLNARNALQSDSESLSTTAASLSTTKTVSTPVTAIPAVAVTTASSEIRKRVGTSKSLAQETDIMSKIPLNGVDIKSSQHPRGGREAQDERLSTTAEKDVLLAADTASRKDFSVSQQVYTNLDNQTIENPVTSSRHTDSPMSTVAGGGRGFSVASMLPQGHSISSSSGSFGTFTFTSEQAEMLALAMLEQESPERRNSGCSGDSTASANPNTATWEHPQTPPVSSSKERGPAGQQVKVTKPLDTGKPSVQVSVRGQAGEGSVSGPSGSRHPQNISYSQSQTLPQVQPQSSSQTGTVASLSVNNLIRPSSSQQPYTGSPSLPGHQRSVPSPVGTSTHISQPSNNALSPCSGATQPNEYTPLKNALLRAQAGVGVSERQAKIISKRQATEDVMLNPGKRPKPCPPSASTVSHMDVKAPDHSQMMVGQLPPTSSSFMSRINSEGGGSLFATKPFMSPVVRTTDGHCPPQGPPEQNQPGVLHMPQGHPQHVLSQSGQHLGGNLYMKQQQEQQRHHLYHHLQHHLTHPDPAQRHSLHQRALQQQQQQDQQQQQQHVQKKRGLVRGSQTGSPAGLQQKQHHLEKSGIQQQQHSHQQQQPQHQQHTQQQQQQSQHQQQSHQQSQQHQQATQHQQSHSQQHQQQPHQQPQGQHQQHPQQQQQQSSHTRHQQHLQQIQQQQQQQQQQQQQQQQHFRHQDKSCEAVAAGSRALHSNHLGQQEHLKPGQDHNAMQRMMSSRTLEQQLISPPTNPVSRSTDLACAPSRQERHRVSNYSAEALIGKSPTSGDQQQPQRMGLHLQPGRGAAQEHHDLRGYMDTSRGKANIAHNPQNRLPSDHAGSADIQRVSECPPFKAMGGGGGGHQLGGFDPQVSRGSDMTPKSVQPSQRGPQGQQQGGFRMGGVPPADGRNRSGYSAAHSGSQGGQVGPPLTREQEGCHQSFMQGLIPPHLSEQGNHQRAVQCCPPVSMEYTCVPGSSTVDIQAKASSPSVPQTQKPPAMRLGDSNKGHISQVSSSMHGGSGVRGGLPHPPSPHSSSDPGRSSAPSRPPAAVSQHSRHLARESQATKLRPGDRPRSGALRPSNPFEPDGHLPLPSGGGVLLGRPQSGGEARRSTIVRFMAEGAQVPSENNLVPDQHIAQNFGFPFIPEGGMNPPPPINANSTFIPPVSQPNTSRTPSLLPVEPQNTLPSFYPSYSPAAHPSLPSDVTLQYFPNQMFTSPSADKSSAPPLNNRFGSILSPPRPVGFGQASFPLLPEMPPMPIANSSGITPHISNFSLTSLFPEIATGMPTDGSAMPMSPLLSLSNTSSADSGKQPNRPAHNISHILGHDGSSAV; encoded by the exons ATGCCAGAGATGACTGAAACGCAGACACCTGGTCGTAAACCCAA gaaaaagaaaaacaaagaatctCATAATGCAG TTGAGAGGCACCGAAAAGAGAAGATTAATGCTGGGATTAACCGTATTGGTAATCTTCTCCCCTGTTCCCAGGCACTGAAACAG AGTAAGAACATGATCTTGGAGCAAGCATTTCGCTACATCACTGAACTAAAGAAACAGAATGATTCAATGCTACTGGAAGGAGGGGATAGAGTCCAAG CGGAGGAGATCCGTCGGTTGCGTCGTCAGTTAGAGGAACAGAGGAAAGAGAGTGCTCACTACATTGAGCTTCTCAAAGCCCATGACATAAACCTCTTAGAAGACCCTACTGTGCACTGGAAGGGCAAACAGCGCTGTGCCAAGGTTGCAAAGGTGACTCCCACCCACCAACTACCGAAGGGGATTGTTGTCTATTCCAATGGCAATGTGACTTGCCCTGCAGGGAAGGAGACTAGCCCAGGCAAACCGCCTTCGGAAACATTAATTCTTCAGCAACCATCAGAGGTTGGTGGCAGATTAAGGGTTAATGGTACCCTGTTGCAAGTTAATACCTCTTCTTCAACTCCTGCACTTCTCCCTGGGTCAGTCGTCACACCAACCCAGTCTACGCCTAGCCTGAGAGTGGTGGAGCAGTGTGTTTTGGAGACACCATCTCCGGCCCCAGCTCTGCCACCCTCCGTGTCTTACATCACCCTTCAAATTCCTACAGATGCAACTGCCCTTACCCAGCAACCACAGACTGCTGCCCCAGCCAACTCGCTGGCAATAGCAGCCACTTCAGCCTCACAAGTCCCAGCTGAAAGCTCTGTTCCACCTGTGTCTAATCTAGACACATTCACCCAAAGTGTAACCACAACAGCAGCCTCCGACACTTGCTCTAGGGTGACACAGGAAACCTCCATAAGGACTTTAAGTTACACAACTAACACAGATAACCAGGCGCTTCTtggatgtggagcagcaggcagcaccCAGACTACATGGACAACACTGCAAATGGCAGGAAACACGGTGCAGCCAGTGTGCCAGAGCCTTCCAACTGCAGACGTTAGCAACAGTCTGCAGGCTGTTCAGCGGGTGACTGTGTGTCCAGCCAAAACGTCTGTTCAGCCTATTCAAATACAGATGCAACCACACGTGCCTGTACAGCAAGCACCCATCACAACTCACATTCAAGCAAAACCCTTTCAAAGATCACCTCAGCTACAGCCAGCAATCCTTAGCCAGGTACAGACTCAGCCTGTCTTAGCCCCGCAGGCTCAATGTGCTGTTCTCCCCCAGTCAGCCGTCATGCCCCAGCCAGCTGCCGTGGCACATCCTGCTGTTGTGTCGCAACCCCAGCCTGCTTTACTTCAATCAGCATCATTAGCTCCACGTCCTCCAACGGCGCTCATTCCTCAGCCTCAGGCTCCTGTACTCCCCCTGCTCCAAACCATGCAAGTGCTGCAGGTGAACCCAACCAGAGCTACACCTTCAGGTGTAACAGCACCACAGAACACTAACAACCCAAGTGTGGTCATTCTTCAGCAAGCTAGTGCCTGCCCAGCCCAGTCAATTGTAAGGGAGGATATGGCCAATCAGGCACCATGTCAGCACATTGTCATCATCCAGGCTCCTAATCAGGCTGCACCTGCTCCTCAGAATCCACAGATTAGCATGGTGCCTGCTGCAGTACCTGCTGTGTCCACTCAGCTATCCACAACCAGCAGCTCAGTCACTGCCACAGCTTTGCAGAGTGTTGGGGGAAAACAACTGGTGCACATTCTCCCTCGTCCCGTTCAGCCCCAGGCAAATCATTCTCTTCAGGCCACCCAGGCATCCTCTTCACTACCAGTTCCTCCAACCCCACAGACTATCACTGTCAACGGCCAGGTATTCGCCTTGCAGCCAATGAAGACATCTGACAAAGCCAGTTCCCAGGGCCAAAGTACCCTTCAGCTGGTCCAGCCCACCACAGCTGAGGAACCAAATACTAATGTTGCTCTTAACAGTTTAGGGGCTCTAAGCAGCCTCAACCAGAGCATCTCACAAGGGATTTCGCTTTCCATTAACACCCAAAACAATGGCAATCCTCCAGCTACTTCTTGTTCAGTGGTTcaacaaaagcaacagcagtttcctgctccagcatcagctcctggAACAACAATTGCTATACCTGCACAGCAGCTACAGACCCCTGGTTTGAACCCAGTCACACCTGGATTGGAGGTGAAAACTTCTGGAAAGAGGCAAAATGCAAATTTGAATACAAAGAGAGCTACTAGACGGACTAAACTTGCCAAGAAAAAAGACCTCAGTCAGcaacagcctgctgctgctgctgctgctgctgctgctgctgctgtatccACCAAGGCCCCGGAAGCTGCAGAAGACAGTCCAATAGTTCAACTTACAGTACCTCAAGTCACAGCCATTCCATCCACGTGTACCACCACTTTCACAACTACAGAAACCAATAATTCGAAACAAAAGGTAACATCTACTCAGAACACACTTAAAATGATTGTGTGTAGTGAACCGCCTCATCCACAGAGCAAAAGTTCCCTCAGTGCACCTCAGAGTGATGGCATCAGCCGTCACGCCAACACCGGTGGTTTAACGACTGCAGCTACAACTATCAGCACTTCATCTGTGAAGTCAACAGTTAGTGCAGCTGCGGCCTCTGGGATTAAACCAGCTGTAGCTTCTGACAATCCTTCAGCTGTAAGTAAACTCCTAGATCCAGAAGTTCAACAGCCAGCCACCAGTGCAGAGACTGATGTAACGCCAAGTAAGTCTTCTCCCATCACTGCTGTTTCTACACAGAGCAGATCTGTGGTCAGTTCTTCGTGTGCCACTGACCCTCAATCTACAACAACCACTTCCACTGTTTCTACTGCATGTCTGACTCCAGCCTGCcccagcagcatctcagcagctgCACCGCTTCAATCTGCCGCTCAGCCAACTTCAGTATTTCATCCTGAGAGTTTGAATGCCCGCAACGCTCTGCAGAGTGATAGTGAGTCTCTTTCCACCACTGCAGCTTCTTTGTCTACAACCAAGACTGTCTCCACTCCTGTAACAGCTATTCCTGCAGTTGCAGTTACAACAGCAAGTTCAGAAATCAGGAAACGGGTCGGTACTTCTAAATCTCTAGCTCAAGAGACTGACATCATGTCAAAGATTCCCTTAAATGGAGTTGACATCAAATCATCCCAGCATCctagaggaggaagggaggctcAAGACGAGAGACTTTCCACAACAGCAGAGAAAGACGTTTTGCTGGCAGCTGATACAGCCAGTAGAAAGGACTTCTCGGTTTCTCAACAAGTATATACAAACCTTGACAATCAAACTATCGAGAACCCAGTGACGTCTAGCAGACACACAGATTCCCCCATGTCTACAGTGGCTGGGGGTGGCAGAGGGTTCTCTGTGGCGTCCATGCTCCCCCAGGGTCACAGTATTAGTTCCTCTTCCGGCTCCTTTGGAACATTTACTTTTACATCTGAGCAGGCAGAAATGCTGGCCTTGGCCATGCTAGAACAGGAAAGCCCTGAGAGGAGGAATAGTGGCTGCTCTGGTGACAGCACTGCTTCAGCCAACCCCAACACAGCCACATGGGAGCACCCTCAAACCCCACCAGTGTCAAGCAGTAAAGAAAGAGGCCCAGCAGGACAGCAGGTGAAAGTGACTAAGCCTTTGGACACGGGTAAACCCTCTGTCCAGGTGTCTGTAAGAGGTCAGGCTGGGGAGGGGTCTGTCAGTGGGCCCAGTGGAAGCAGGCATCCACAGAACATCTCGTATTCTCAGTCTCAGACTCTCCCCCAGGTTCAGCCTCAGAGCTCATCCCAGACTGGCACCGTGGCTAGCCTCAGTGTAAACAACCTGATCAGGCCCAGCTCTAGTCAGCAGCCGTACACTGGCTCTCCCAGTTTGCCTGGTCACCAGCGATCAGTTCCCTCACCTGTCGGGACCTCAACCCATATATCCCAGCCGTCAAACAATGCTCTGTCCCCCTGCTCAGGTGCCACCCAGCCAAATGAGTATACCCCCTTAAAGAATGCATTATTGAGGGCTCAGGCTGGAGTTGGTGTGAGCGAGCGACAAGCGAAAATCATCTCTAAGCGACAGGCAACGGAGGATGTGATGCTGAACCCTGGAAAACGACCCAAGCCTTGCCCTCCATCAGCTTCCACTGTTAGTCATATGGATGTGAAGGCACCAGATCACAGCCAGATGATGGTGGGACAGCTCCCACccacctcctcttctttcaTGTCCAGAATTAATTCAGAAGGTGGAGGTTCTCTCTTTGCAACAAAACCTTTTATGAGTCCAGTGGTTCGAACCACAGATGGCCACTGCCCACCTCAAGGACCCCCAGAGCAGAACCAGCCAGGGGTGCTCCATATGCCCCAGGGTCATCCTCAGCATGTGTTATCCCAGTCCGGTCAGCACCTGGGAGGAAACCTTtacatgaagcagcagcaaGAGCAACAACGACACCATCTGTATCATCATTTGCAACACCACCTGACACACCCTGATCCTGCACAACGCCACTCACTGCATCAGAGggcacttcagcagcagcagcaacaagatcagcagcagcagcagcagcatgtccaGAAGAAGCGTGGACTTGTCCGAGGCAGTCAGACAGGTTCGCCTGCTGGTCTCcaacaaaagcagcatcacTTGGAAAAGTCTGgcatccaacagcagcagcactcgcatcaacagcagcaaccacagcatcaacagcacactcagcagcagcagcagcagtcccaACATCAGCAACAGTCACACCAACAATCACAACAGCATCAACAGGCAACGCAGCATCAACAGTCTCATTCTCAACAGCACCAACAGCAGCCGCATCAGCAGCCGCAAGGGCAGCATCAACaacacccacaacaacagcagcagcagagctcccacaccagacaccagcagcaccttcagcagatccaacaacaacaacaacaacaacagcaacagcagcagcagcagcagcagcactttagACACCAGGACAAGAGCTGTGAAGCTGTGGCAGCAGGATCCAGGGCCCTTCACAGCAACCACCTGGGTCAGCAGGAACACCTGAAG CCTGGTCAGGACCACAATGCTATGCAGAGGATGATGAGCTCTAGgacactggagcagcagctcatctctcCTCCCACCAATCCTGTGTCGCGGTCGACGGATCTGGCCTGTGCCCCGTCGCGCCAAGAACGCCACCGTGTTTCTAACTACTCTGCAGAAGCTCTCATCGGGAAAAGCCCCACAAgtggagaccagcagcagccgcagcgcaTGGGTCTTCACCTTCAGCCCGGCCGCGGTGCTGCACAGGAGCACCACGACCTCCGTGGTTACATGGACACGTCGCGAGGGAAGGCCAACATAGCACACAACCCACAGAACCGTCTGCCTTCGGACCACGCAGGCTCTGCTGATATACAGCGAGTTTCAGAGTGCCCACCCTTCAAGGcaatggggggagggggaggaggacatCAGCTGGGCGGTTTTGACCCCCAGGTGTCCCGTGGGAGTGACATGACACCCAAATCAGTGCAACCATCTCAAAGAGGACCTCAggggcagcagcagggagggTTCAGGATGGGTGGGGTCCCTCCAGCGGATGGCAGGAACCGCAGTGGCTACAGTGCAGCTCATTCTGGCTCACAAGGAGGACAGGTTGGGCCACCGCTGACCAGAGAGCAGGAAGGATGTCATCAGAGTTTCATGCAAGGTCTTATCCCCCCCCACCTCTCTGAGCAGGGGAACCATCAGCGAGCAGTGCAGTGCTGTCCCCCTGTGAGCATGGAGTACACGTGTGTGCCCGGGAGCTCGACCGTTGACATTCAGGCCAAGGCCTCCAGTCCCAGTGTGCCCCAGACGCAGAAGCCTCCAGCAATGCGGCTTGGCGACAGCAACAAGGGCCACATATCTCAGGTCAGCAGTAGCATGCACGGAGGCTCAGGGGTGCGCGGAGGCCTCCCACACCCTCCGTccccacacagcagctctgatccTGGACGCTCCTCCGCCCCCTCCAGGCCTCCCGCTGCTGTCAGCCAGCACTCCCGTCACCTTGCGCGGGAGAGCCAGGCCACCAAGCTGAGGCCGGGCGATCGACCTCGGTCGGGTGCCCTGAGGCCAAGCAACCCGTTTGAGCCGGACGGCCACCTGCCTCTGCCCTCTGGAGGAGGGGTGCTGCTGGGCCGGCCCCAGTCTGGAGGAGAGGCGCGCCGCAGCACCATCGTTCGCTTCATGGCCGAAGGCGCACAGGTTCCTAGTGAAAACAACCTGGTCCCTGACCAACACATAGCGCAGAACTTTGGCTTCCCCTTTATTCCAGAGGGAGGGATGAATCCTCCACCGCCCATCAACGCTAACTCCACATTCATCCCCCCAGTCAGCCAGCCTAACACCTCCCGTACACCCTCTCTCCTGCCTGTGGAGCCCCAGAACACTTTGCCCTCCTTTTATCCTTCATATTCTCCAGCAGCCCATCCGAGTCTTCCTAGTGACGTCACTCTTCAGTACTTTCCCAACCAAATGTTTACTAGCCCAAGTGCCGACAAGAGCAGCGCTCCTCCGCTTAACAACCGCTTCGGGTCCATCCTTTCCCCACCTCGCCCTGTTGGTTTTGGCCAGGCCAGCTTCCCCTTGCTCCCAGAAATGCCCCCGATGCCCATTGCGAACTCGTCCGGCATCACCCCTCACATCTCCAACTTCAGCCTCACCTCTCTCTTCCCTGAGATCGCCACAGGCATGCCCACGGACGGCTCAGCCATGCCCATGTCTCCCCTGCTCTCGCTCTCCAACACCTCGTCTGCTGACTCGGGCAAGCAGCCCAATCGTCCTGCCCACAACATCAGCCACATTCTGGGCCACGACGGCAGCTCTGCCGTTTGA